The Candidatus Methylomirabilota bacterium genomic interval TGTAATGCGTCCGTGAACGCTTCCGCTGCCCGATAAGCGAGATCGAACGGGTGATTTGTCAGCAAGCCAAGGCCGCTGAATCCGACGCCCGTGTATGCAGCAGCCGGCGCATCCGGGTCGGGATGGATATCCACACCGACCTTCTCCAGCAGCCCGGCGTCCTCCAACGTCTGCCGGCGGCGCAGCACCGTATGGCGCACAATCGGGTTATGCTCGCGCAGGAATCCGTGAGCGAGGGCTTGCCCGAGTTCCTGCTTTTCCAGGAATCCCAGCGAACCGAAGCCGCGATCGGTAAAAAAAGTCTGGTCGGGAAGCCCCAATTGCAGCCGCAGCGCTGCGAACAGGGCGTCCTCGCTGGCGGGAGGCAACGGGTTACGAAGCCACTCCCAGGCGTCCTTCTCATCCGACGGCCTCTCCTCGCCCTTCACAGTGGGAAGCGCCCTCTCCCAGTCAGGCCATTTTGCAAACGGTTCGCGCCCGAGAACGAAGTCTGCGCCGGAACTCAGAATTCGCAGCAGATCCCACAACTCGCGTACCTCGGTCTGGATCGGCGTCGCCGTTCCGAGCAGTAAGTTCCTCGTACGCGCCCCGATCCGAATCATGAAGTCGAGCAAGTTGTTCGGTTCACCCTTTTTCTCTCCCAGCCCACCGCGCCGTCTTGCCTTGTGCGCCTCGTCGAGAACCACCGTCCCATACTTGCGTTCGAGCAGGTACCGGCGCTCTTCGGAATTGTGGACGATCAATCCGGTGGACACGATGGCAATACGAAATGGGCAGCGGGCGATGTCCTCCGGCCCGCGCGTCTTGATAACGTGGCCCTTCGCATCGATCCACTCTTTCTTCGTGGACAACCAGACCGCGCTCGGAATGCCGAGCTTGTCCGTCAGCTCTACCTGCCACTGCAGCGTCAGCGTCGAGGGGCAGAGGATGAGCACCGGGCCGTCGTCCAGCAAGGCGGAGATCATCGCGCTCGCGCCCAGTGAGAGCGTCTTGCCGACGCCGACCTCATCGGCGAGCAGCAGGCGCGCCTTGCCGTAGGTCTCGCGATGCTGGAGGAACATCGTCACGAATGAGCGCTGCCACGGCTGGAGTTGTTCTCCACCCCGGTAGATCGGACTTTCGACAAGCGCGGCCGCGGGCAGTTCCTCAGTCGTCGCGTCCTCGAAGCGGATCTCCACGCGATCGGCGACGCGCTTGATCTCCTCGATGATGGCGTCGGGCAGCGGATAGGCGTCCTTCCAGAGCGCCTCAAACTCTTCTTCGACCCAGGTAACGCCTTCCGGCGAAGGGTCCTCCCAGAGGATTTCGTAGTTCTCCGCAAAGGCGCTCCTGGTTTCATTGATCGAGCCCAGGAAACAGGTCTTCGATCCGTCGGCCGCTTCGATGACGCCGGCCTTGCCGTGGATGAAGACACGGTCTCTCGGCACCACGCGGATCTCGACCCGACCGCTCGTCAGCAGATCATGCAACCGTCGAT includes:
- a CDS encoding DEAD/DEAH box helicase family protein gives rise to the protein MNALNRFSSRRQRLDHSFLSVRLKEAKSYRRIAGYFRSSIFELVGEEIAAIPKVQIVCNSELDAADVAVSKHVRETALKERWNEAPSEVEALLHRERYRRLHDLLTSGRVEIRVVPRDRVFIHGKAGVIEAADGSKTCFLGSINETRSAFAENYEILWEDPSPEGVTWVEEEFEALWKDAYPLPDAIIEEIKRVADRVEIRFEDATTEELPAAALVESPIYRGGEQLQPWQRSFVTMFLQHRETYGKARLLLADEVGVGKTLSLGASAMISALLDDGPVLILCPSTLTLQWQVELTDKLGIPSAVWLSTKKEWIDAKGHVIKTRGPEDIARCPFRIAIVSTGLIVHNSEERRYLLERKYGTVVLDEAHKARRRGGLGEKKGEPNNLLDFMIRIGARTRNLLLGTATPIQTEVRELWDLLRILSSGADFVLGREPFAKWPDWERALPTVKGEERPSDEKDAWEWLRNPLPPASEDALFAALRLQLGLPDQTFFTDRGFGSLGFLEKQELGQALAHGFLREHNPIVRHTVLRRRQTLEDAGLLEKVGVDIHPDPDAPAAAYTGVGFSGLGLLTNHPFDLAYRAAEAFTDALQKRTRAAGFMKTLLLQRICSSFASGRSTAKKMLRREVLEDEEQTKLIEEALSALTPEETGHLRTIVEELSRPEARDPKLAAVRYFLTEHRTEGKTWLEHGCIVFSQYYDTVYCVGAELAKLLPGEPVGVYAGAGKSGLFRGEDFASVEREDIKAAVKKREVRLLVATDAGCEGLNLQTLGTLINVDLPWNPSRLEQRLGRIKRLGQARRTVDMLNLVYHETQDEKVYQVISRRMKDRYDIFGGLPDTIEDEWIENVEDLEAMMDEYIHLRQQARDVFEMRYQETIDPDKDRWELCSRVLARRDVVDRLSAPW